One Microplitis demolitor isolate Queensland-Clemson2020A chromosome 2, iyMicDemo2.1a, whole genome shotgun sequence DNA segment encodes these proteins:
- the LOC106694301 gene encoding GATA zinc finger domain-containing protein 8-like — translation MRRPGTLPVHSAINQRTNNSNTISNNNNNHSHNHNPSAVSTNNIFSPTSGPIDNNVITSNGSTRHMSHSLRRNPPALPARADSCRIVNDDHHSSQKHSPPCPQSSYPTLPINGHVSSYYYRERDSTGTSSSIGTATRERTSIRDRELPPVPHRNEPMELEIHDQLAGNAGYRE, via the coding sequence ATGCGTCGTCCAGGCACGCTGCCCGTGCATTCGGCAATAAACCAACGCACCAATAACTCAAATACTATTTcaaacaacaataacaaccaCAGTCACAATCACAATCCCTCGGCAGTATCAACAAATAACATATTTTCACCAACATCCGGTCCGATTGATAACAATGTCATAACAAGCAATGGATCAACACGACATATGAGTCATTCGTTGCGACGCAACCCACCGGCATTGCCGGCACGTGCAGATTCATGTCGCATTGTCAATGACGATCATCATTCATCTCAAAAACATTCGCCCCCGTGTCCTCAGTCATCGTATCCTACTTTACCGATAAACGGACACGTCTCTTCGTACTACTACCGCGAGCGTGACAGCACCGGTACCAGTTCCAGTATCGGAACAGCAACCAGAGAACGCACCAGTATACGTGACCGTGAACTCCCCCCAGTTCCTCACAGGAACGAGCCCATGGAACTCGAGATCCACGATCAGTTGGCCGGCAACGCGGGCTACAGAGAATAA